The DNA region AGATAAACTCACGCTGCGACTCGTCACGCCAGTACTTTGGTTTCCACGAAAACTGAGGTGGAATCACTTTCTCAAGCACCTGCACCTCCGGACGCTGCATCACCTTTTGCAGCTGCTCAAGACCGACAAGCTCGGCAGCAATCGTCCCAAGCATCTGGTCACGGAAAACCATTGAGTCCTGCTCAACCTCATTACCCACCAACAACTGCTGCTTGGTCGTCACCTTCAGCGACGCCATTGCCATGGTCTCCGGCTCCTTTACCGACAGATAATACAGCGCCCCGACATAGCCGAGCACCATGAAAATCAAAATCAGCCACCAACGCTCGAGCGCCACGCGTAGCAATCCAGCCGCCGATCGATTACTGACCCTGGCCCCCTCGTCATGTGCGTCACCCTCTGCCAACGTATCGTCGAACGGATCAATCTCTTTCTTCATATCTTAGACAAATCTAACTGAAATCACCGCCCGTTTTGAACGGCGAACACAGGGAAGCCAAGGTGCTACGGAAATCCCCCCACCAAAGCAACCCCAAATCGTCGTCAAACAACGAAAATTTAAAATCCTCCGATTTATATGAAAATGCGCACCACTTCGTGTGTGCTGCAGCGCCCGCCATCACACATGCTCACGCAGAGGCGCAAAGACGCTGAGACCCACCATGGGGAGCCATGCGCGAGTACGTCACCGCACGTCGTGGCTTTGCGGGATCCGCAGATTGCGCTGATTGTTACGATTTTTGCGCAAGCGTGGAGTGACGGTGTACCCACCGTCGGCGGTCCCCCGCGCGCAGCGCGCTGACTTCGTTTCAAATTTCCAATTTCAGCTTTCCCATTTCGAAAAGTTCTCACGCAAAACCCCAAAGCACCCGAAGGTTTCCTATGCGGAGCGGAATATTGTCATCGGTGAGCATCCTCACGCAGAGACGCAAAAGCAGGACCTGATACCCAAACAACTTCGTGCTCTCCGCGCCCTTCGTGGTTTCACCGCGTCTAACGGCTCCTCTGTGTACTCTGCGATCTCTGTGGTTCAAACACTCAAACCATCTAAATCACGGACCAAGAAAGAGTGATCTGCCATAAGTGCGATTGAGCCGACGCCGCCACTCAACCTCAAGAGTGAGGTTGCTCCATCTCCGGCCGTTTTCGTGGCTTTTTGTGATCTGTGTGGCCATCACTCCCGGCTACGCCTGCAATCGAAAGCAGTGATGCTCACTGCACTCCCAAATGGGCTGCGCCGCAGACGCATGAGCGAAATCCTGTCCAAAAACAATTCCTCCCTCGCGCGCAGCGCGCTGACTTCCTTTGCGTCTCTGCGTGAGTCCTAAATCCCCTCCCAATTTCATCACAGATTCTCAATAATCTGCTCCGCGGCACTAATCGAGATCCCGCGAATCTCCGCCAACTGCTCAGGACTCGCCTTACGGATCGCTGCGACCGAGCCAAACTTCTTCAACAAGGCCTCCTTGCGACGCGGACTCATCCCCGGCACCTCGTCGAGCACCGACTCGCGCATCCGCTTCTTGAGCAGCAACTGGTGATAGCCATTGGCAAAGCGGTGCGCCTCGTCGCGCAAACGCTGCAACAACTTCAACGCCCCTCGATCGTGAGGGATCAAAATCGGCAAATCACGCCCGGGAACAAACACTTCCTCCCGCTGCTTCGCCAATCCGATCAAGGGCACGTCATGCAGCCCGAGCTTCTGCAACTCAGCCATCGCCATGGCCAACTGCCCTTTTCCCCCATCGACCACGATCAGATCCGGCAAGCCCGCCACCTTGGATGCCGACTCTTTTTTCCGAGGACGACCATCCTCGCGGTCAAGCACACGCTTTTCGATCCTCCGCGCACGCTCCAACACATCCTCATTCGAGTCCTCGGCATCATCCTCCGCTGCCAATTCGCGCAAAATCCGGGCATACCTCCGCCCGACCACCTCGGCCATACTCGCGAAATCATTCTGACCTTCCACGGTTTTGATCCGATAACGACGATACGCCTGATTGTCCGGCAAGCCGCCAGAGAACCGCACCATCGACGCCACAGAATAAGTCGCCGAAATATTCGAAATATCAAAGCACTCCATCACCATCGGCGGCTCCGCCATTCCCAACTCCATCTGCAGCTCCCGCACATCATCCAGCGCCGACTTCTTCGCCTCGTCACTGGTCACGCCGCGCCCACTGCGGGCAAATTTGCGCGTCGGCTCGAGAATCTTCTCCATCGACACCATCACATCGCGCAACTTGGCGGCCTTCTCGAAGTCCATCGCCTCGGCCGCCTCGGTCATCTCCGCCTTGATCTCCTTCAAGATCGTCCGGTTGCGCCCCTCAAGCACCTTCATCGCGGCCTCAGCGCGTTCACGATACTCCTCCGGCGTCACCCGCCCAATACATGGCGCCGAGCAGTTCCGGATCACATCCGCGTGACAATGCCGGTATTCCGCCTCACCTGGGTTCATTGGCCGACAGGTCTTCAGACCGAAGCGTCGGTTGAGCCAAGTCACCACTTCCCGCAACGCCGCATTGTGCACGTACGGACCAAAGTAGCGCGCTCCGTCTTCCTTGCGCATCCGGGTCATCCGGAACATGGGAAACTTCGCCGTCGGGTCGATCCGTACCATCGGAAAACGCTTGTCATCACGAAAACTCACGTTGTAGCGCGGTCGCACTTCCTTGATCAGCTTGGCCTCCAAAAGCAGAGCCTCCGACTCGTTGCGCACGGTGTGGAATTCAAAATCCCAGATGCTATTGATCAGCGCCCGCGTTTTCAGGTCGGCCTTCCGTTGCCGCGACGGCAGAAAGTAGCTGGTA from Sulfuriroseicoccus oceanibius includes:
- a CDS encoding excinuclease ABC subunit UvrC, with the translated sequence MSERSPDQPATPRREKPDFRVILRDVPHQPGIYQMKDRLGQVIYVGKAKDLRKRLTSYFLPSRQRKADLKTRALINSIWDFEFHTVRNESEALLLEAKLIKEVRPRYNVSFRDDKRFPMVRIDPTAKFPMFRMTRMRKEDGARYFGPYVHNAALREVVTWLNRRFGLKTCRPMNPGEAEYRHCHADVIRNCSAPCIGRVTPEEYRERAEAAMKVLEGRNRTILKEIKAEMTEAAEAMDFEKAAKLRDVMVSMEKILEPTRKFARSGRGVTSDEAKKSALDDVRELQMELGMAEPPMVMECFDISNISATYSVASMVRFSGGLPDNQAYRRYRIKTVEGQNDFASMAEVVGRRYARILRELAAEDDAEDSNEDVLERARRIEKRVLDREDGRPRKKESASKVAGLPDLIVVDGGKGQLAMAMAELQKLGLHDVPLIGLAKQREEVFVPGRDLPILIPHDRGALKLLQRLRDEAHRFANGYHQLLLKKRMRESVLDEVPGMSPRRKEALLKKFGSVAAIRKASPEQLAEIRGISISAAEQIIENL